The Apium graveolens cultivar Ventura chromosome 10, ASM990537v1, whole genome shotgun sequence nucleotide sequence AGAAGAAGCCTAACTTTAACAATCATTGGCGTGAGTTTCGTAGACAACCCAAGTGGAGAACTCCTAGAACTAGTGAAAGTTCTAAAAGAACTAAATTAAGTAGTTCTGGAACTTACTCATCGGAGGGAAATAATGATACGCCAACATCTGATGAATTTGAACTGATTCATCCTAAAGGTACAGAAGCAGCTAAAAGGAAGGGAAAGGGGAAGGCAACAGCAGCAGAAGTTGAAGAATATGAAGCTTTCAAAGCTAATGATTTGAGGAAAATGACTATAATGGAAACCGTGAATGAAATTCGTCAAAAAGACATTGAGACTCGACGAAGGGAGCTTGAGGCGAAGCAAGCTGAAATGGATTTACAAGTCATTTTGGCGGATACTGAAAAAATGAATGATGCTCAGTGGATGGCTCATGCAAAATTACTTGAGAAAATTATGGCAAGAAACTAGTTGTTGGAAGCTAGTGcttgtttttatttatttgtaaactAGCTGTTGGAAGCTAGTGcttgtttttatttatttgtaaactAGCCGTTGGAAGCTAGTACTTGTTTTTATGTATTTGTAAACTAGCCGTTGGAAGCTAGAATATATTCGTTTTTACCTTCTATATAAACTAGACGTATCATCTCTTTCAATTCACATTAACATGAATCAAACACCCACACTAGAAAACTTCACTGAAGAATTCATTGAAGAATTTGAAGAAGAATTTTTCGATGACACTAAAAGAAATCGTCAACTCGAGCTCTTTCATAAAATACATGGACATAGCTCAACATCCACACCCCGAAGAAATATTTACAGAGATCGTGAAGGAGGTCATCGTCATCTAGTGAATGATTATTTTTGACCAAATCCTGTATATCCAGAAAATATATTTCGACGAAGATTCCGTATGGGAAGACATGTCTTTCTTCGTATCGTGGATGCTGTTTCAAATTTTGATCCATACTTGCAACAGAGGATTGATGCAGTGGGAAGAAAATATTTATCACCTTTACAAAAATGCACTGCGGCAATGCGTATGTTGGCATACGGTGTATCTGGTGATGTTGTTGATGATTACGTTCGTATTGGAGAGAGCACCGcggttgaaggcttgaaaaaGTTTGTCTCAAATGTAATTACGATATTTGAGGGTGAATACCTACAAAAGCCAAACTCGAATGACATGCAACGTCTATTGCCGATAGGTGAGGCTCGTGGCTTTCCCGGTATGATGGGTAGTATTGATTGCATGCACTGACAATGGAAAAATTGTCCAAAAGCATGGAAGAGAATGTTCATGAGCGGTCATAAAGGAGTTGCAACAATTATCCTGGAAGCGGTTGCTTCATCTGATCTATGGATATGACATGCATTTTTTGGAGTTTCCGGATCAAATAATGAGATAAATGTTTTAGATCGGTCACCGGTATTTGATGATATCCTACAAGGTCGTGCTCCAGAGGTAAATTATACTACCAACGGAAATAATTATAATATGGGGTATTACTTAACTGATGAAATATATTCTGAATGGGCAACATTCGTTAAAACGATACCACGTCCACAAGGTGAGAAaagaaaattattttcaaaatatcaAGAAAGCCAACGAAAAGACGTTGAACGAGCGTTTGGTGTGTTATAGTCTCGTTTTGCAATTGTACGTGGTCCAACACGCTTTTGAGACAAAGAAGATCTTGAGAGAATCATGAGAGCATGCATCATAATACATAATATGATTGTTGAAGATGAAAGGGACACATATGCCACTCAATTTGGTTCATTCCCAACCTATGACGATGCAACAAATGGTTTATCGCAACCAAATTTAGGTGAAGAACCCTCTATCCCGTACGAAACATATATTCAAAACAGTATGCAGATGCGTGATAGACGGGCACATCGTCAGCTACAAAATGACTTGGTTGAGCATATCTCGCAGTTCAACGAGAATCGTTAAATTGTAAcgtttaaattttatgttttctTGTGTGTTGTTTTCAATTTCAtgttttttaataatataatgcATTTTAATTACGggtcatattttttattttactgacatttaaaaaaaattaatcactttaattttattattaaaatttgtatactaataaattaaaattaaaatcaaataataaaaataattattaaatatataatataataattatacaAGAGTGCTACACAAATGTGGGAAGTGGGCTTAACATTGGATAGATTGGGGTCACTTTTTTTATGGGGTCATTTCGGATGACGTGGAGGGGAATGCGTAAGTGTCCCTGGGGGAGAGTTGATCCCGAAGGCTATGGATGCTCTTAATCTTCATCCTGCACGGAGAATTTAGAATTGCTGAAATGTTGTTTGGAAGTCAAGATTACTAGATGAGCTGAGGATACATCTCTGTTTTCGGAGAAACTACCATTGAGGAGTTTGACTAGATGCTTCTGCAAAAATTAAGATAGGTTTTGATTTCATGACTACCACATGTTGGTAAAAGAAAATTCAGTGGCAAAAACTGACGGTTCACCAGCTGCAGAGACGACAATTCGCTGGTCAGGATAGAACATCTCCGACAGCGAGAAGTAAAACTAAGGGTAAAATAAAACTGTTATCTAAACCACCTTGATGTGTACATCATTGGCTGTTGAAAATCGAAATTAATTCTCcaattaatttaagaagtttctTCAATTAGTTCTCCAATAATGCACAAGTGGACATCATAATCTTGTAGACAGCTTCATCATATGTCCAAACTGTTTTGCTGAGCATTTTCATATTTTTCTGTGGAAAAGTAATACAGGTATAAAAGAGAGAGTCATGCACAACACAATTCAAACTACAAAACTTGTTAAGAGCTAAAAAGCACAATGCAGTTCTTTCTCCTTCTCCTAATTACTCTTCAGCACTTCATTCTGGGATTAAAAGCGCTAGATTCTAAATACGATATCAAGGATGCCAATCACACTATTTTGAACGCTGAAAACATAACAAAGCCCGGATGTCCAAAGAAATGTGGAAATCTGACGGTACCATATCCGTTTGGTATTGTATCACAAGGTCTCACCTGTTCCAAAGACTCATCATATGATATTATCTGCAACTATTCAACCAGTCCCCCCAAGGCCATCCTACAAATCGGCGAAGTTGAAGTGCATGATATATCCAACTCCGAGTTGCGTATTTCAAATCTTTTGGCTTATGCGTGCTACACTTCTGGGGTAGCAGCTGAAGAACAATCTTTATTTAATCGTTTGGGGGGAACTCCATATATGTATTCCAAAGCAAATGTGTTAACAGTTGTTGGCTGTGATGACTACGCCAACTTATACAATGCTCCAGAGGGATACTTGCCTAAAGGATGCACTACCACATGCCAAAACACCGGTGAAATCACTGAAAATGAGTGTTCCGGTAATGGCTGTTGTCAAGTATCCATCAACATTCACAAGTACTTTGAGCTCTCCCTTCTAAGCTATTTTAACCATACAAATGTATCATCCTTCAGCAGTTGCGGGTATGCATTTTTTGGTGAGAAGAACCGTTTCAATTTTCAAGGTATATCAGATCTTACAGATCCAGCCTTTCGTAACAAAACTGAGGCCAGTGTTCCTCTCGTACTAGAGTGGGTTATTGGGGATAAGATTTGCACTCAAGTAAACCAGGACTCAAACTCTTATGCTTGCAAAGACCCTTATAGCTACTGCATTAATGGAACTCAGTCTGTCGGATATCGTTGCAGTTGCAAAGATGGTTACAAGGGCAATCCATATCTCAGTGCAGGATGCCAAGGTAATTGACCAAGTTAAATATTCCTTTTAAATTGAAAACTTGTTGAGTAACTATGTAGCAATGAATTAATTTGAAGTTTATCTTTTGGTAGATATCAATGAATGCGAACAACAAACACATGGTTGCGAACAACAAACACAATACTGCGAAAATACTCAAGGGAGTTATACTTGCTCTTGCCGATCCGGGTACTATACTGATAGTCAAGATTCTAAAAAATGCATTGCTAAAACCTCCAAGCCCCAACTGATTAAGTACGTAATAGGTACGGATTACCCTCTGTAGCCAGAGTCATACTTATATAAATGATTTTCGCTTTGACTTTTAACAGTATACTACTTCATAACCATGTGTCTATGTTGGTGGTGAAGGTATGGGATTTGGTTGCCTCTGGATAATCGTTGGAACGAATTGGTTGTATTGCATCATCAGGAGAAAAAAGAATACCCAATTAAGAAAGAGATTCTTTCACCAAAATGGGGGTCTCCTATTAAGACAACACAGTACTTCAGAGGGTGGTACTACCGAGTCAACAAAACATTTCACATATGAAGAACTGAAGAACGCGACCAACAACTATGCTGCTGATAGGATTCTGGGACAAGGTGGTTATGGTATAGTTTACAAAGGAATTTTACCCGATCAACGTGTAGTTGCAATAAAAAAGTCCAAAGTAATGGATCAGAGTCAGGTAGAGCAATTTATTAACGAGGTAAGGATTCTTACACAAGTTATCCATAGAAATGTTGTTAAACTTTTGGGTTGCTGTTTAGAATGTGAGGTACCGTTGTTGGTGCCCAATGGTACATTATTCCATCATGTGCACAATAAAGATAGAGTTGTTTCATGGTTATCACTGGAGAGTCGCTTGAGGATTGCTGCTGAATCTTCTGGTGCCCTTGCTTATCTTCACTCAGCCGTTTCTGTACCCATTATTCATAGAGATGTCAAATTGGCTAATATTTTACTAGACAATAATCATGTGGCTAAAATTTCGGATTTCGGAGCGTCCAGGTTGATACCAATGGATCAAACACAAGTGACTACATTAGTTCAAGGAACACTAGGGTATTTAGACCCGGAATACTTCCATACGGGGCAATTGACCGAGAAAAGTGATGTTTATAGTTTTGGGGTGGTCCTTGCAGAGCTTTTAACCGGAAGACAACCAATTTGCATGGCCAATCCCCAGGAAGAAAGAAATCTAGCCACTTATTTTGTTACCTCCTTAAAAGAGAACCGGTTACTACAAATTATAGAGCCTCAGTTAGTAAAGGAAGGAACGTTTGATCAACTTGAAAAGGCTGCTCAACTAGTGAAGAGGTGTCTTAACCTTAATGGAGATGAAAGACCAACAATGAAGGAAGAGACAATGGAAATAGAAAGCTTGAGGAAATTTACGAAACATCCTTGGGCTTCTGAGAATGACAACGAAGACACCACAAGCTTGATAGCACATACTGAGATTCAGCATTCGAATCTTTATGAAATTCAACTAAGTTCCTACCATAGTGTTGCTACAGACTCCGAACAACATAGCTCAAGTACTACTAGTTTGTTGTACCCACCAACCAGCCCTCGCTGAGATGCCACAAGTTTTGTGATTTGTGTAATAGACATTATAAGTATCTTATAATGTCTTATGGTATCATGTACAAATAAAAATAAGTTATAGTACTAATAGTTGAGCCCGACCATCTTAAATATTGGTTTCGTCTTATATTAGTTTCTCTGGCTGATGCAAATGTTTTTATTAAACGAAAAATTGGTAGGAATTGCTGTAGCGTGAGTATTGTGTGAGAAACTAGATAACACCAAGACTTTTATGGGATGTTTAATATGATTCAAGTTTTCCTGTTGTGAACCATTTGTGTAATATTACAGGGAAAAAAGTACCAGTATATGACTTACAGGATGCAAGTTATCAGAAATAAATGCGTGCTGCAAATCATGTAATAAGGAAGTGAAATTGGAGCGAAGGAAGAAGACAACAACAATCGCCAGGGGACAATACGGTTTCGCCGATGTCTTATATTTTACCCTCCTCTTCTCTATACTAACTCTTATTATAAAATCTATTATAACGAAATCCTACGAAATAAGACAATTATGTAAAACTTCTGAATGACAAGAATGTAGGAATTTTATTGAGTTGCTACTGCAGAGTTTTTGATATCAATGTGAAACTTATGATTTTTGTATATATTCATATTGAAGAAGTACAATGTAATATATATTTGATTACAGATGTTTCTAGAATATTTGTAAATATCAGATTCAATGAATTCCTGATAATCAGATTACTATGTTCATGAATATATAATTAAAACAGATCTTACTAGAAAATATTAGAGATACATGTGAAAGTGCATTATTTCCAACACTCCCCCTTGATGCACTTGTTTGACA carries:
- the LOC141691143 gene encoding uncharacterized protein LOC141691143, with protein sequence MGRHVFLRIVDAVSNFDPYLQQRIDAVGRKYLSPLQKCTAAMRMLAYGVSGDVVDDYVRIGESTAVEGLKKFVSNVITIFEGEYLQKPNSNDMQRLLPIGEARGFPDRSPVFDDILQGRAPEVNYTTNGNNYNMGYYLTDEIYSEWATFVKTIPRPQDERDTYATQFGSFPTYDDATNGLSQPNLGEEPSIPYETYIQNSMQMRDRRAHRQLQNDLVEHISQFNENR
- the LOC141691141 gene encoding glutathione S-transferase T2-like; amino-acid sequence: MAMKKRWQRINEGAQKFGSCHDKALRRVGSGSKLDNIIEEANALHLKYYKKKPNFNNHWREFRRQPKWRTPRTSESSKRTKLSSSGTYSSEGNNDTPTSDEFELIHPKGTEAAKRKGKGKATAAEVEEYEAFKANDLRKMTIMETVNEIRQKDIETRRRELEAKQAEMDLQVILADTEKMNDAQWMAHAKLLEKIMARN
- the LOC141693361 gene encoding wall-associated receptor kinase 2-like, producing MQFFLLLLITLQHFILGLKALDSKYDIKDANHTILNAENITKPGCPKKCGNLTVPYPFGIVSQGLTCSKDSSYDIICNYSTSPPKAILQIGEVEVHDISNSELRISNLLAYACYTSGVAAEEQSLFNRLGGTPYMYSKANVLTVVGCDDYANLYNAPEGYLPKGCTTTCQNTGEITENECSGNGCCQVSINIHKYFELSLLSYFNHTNVSSFSSCGYAFFGEKNRFNFQGISDLTDPAFRNKTEASVPLVLEWVIGDKICTQVNQDSNSYACKDPYSYCINGTQSVGYRCSCKDGYKGNPYLSAGCQDINECEQQTHGCEQQTQYCENTQGSYTCSCRSGYYTDSQDSKKCIAKTSKPQLIKYVIGMGFGCLWIIVGTNWLYCIIRRKKNTQLRKRFFHQNGGLLLRQHSTSEGGTTESTKHFTYEELKNATNNYAADRILGQGGYGIVYKGILPDQRVVAIKKSKVMDQSQVEQFINEVRILTQVIHRNVVKLLGCCLECEVPLLVPNGTLFHHVHNKDRVVSWLSLESRLRIAAESSGALAYLHSAVSVPIIHRDVKLANILLDNNHVAKISDFGASRLIPMDQTQVTTLVQGTLGYLDPEYFHTGQLTEKSDVYSFGVVLAELLTGRQPICMANPQEERNLATYFVTSLKENRLLQIIEPQLVKEGTFDQLEKAAQLVKRCLNLNGDERPTMKEETMEIESLRKFTKHPWASENDNEDTTSLIAHTEIQHSNLYEIQLSSYHSVATDSEQHSSSTTSLLYPPTSPR